From the genome of Nitrosomonas sp. Is79A3:
ATCAGGACAAGCTGTTCCTGCTAGCGGGGATCTTCAAGGATTTAGTAACCCCGTCAAAATTGGCAATGATGCGATTGCGATAGTAATCAATAAACAAATTCCATAATAGTAATGCTAATACTTGAGCACGTGGTAAGCGATTTTGTATTGCCTTCGACTGGGGATAAGGCATTCTCACTGGCCGGAAACATTGGTAAGAATCTGGTTATTTATTTTTATCCAAAAGATGATACACCGGGCTGTACAACAGAAGGTCAGGATTTCCGAGATTACTGGCATGCTTTTACTGAGAAGAACTGTGTAATTGTGGGTGTTTCTCGTGACAGTATTAGATCGCACGAAAATTTTAAGGAAAAAATGCAATTTCCTTTTGAACTGTTAAGTGATGAAGATGAGAAGGTTTGTGAGTTATTTGATGTCATAAAAATGAAAAATATGTATGGTAAGCAAGTTCTAGGTATTGAACGCAGCACTTTTGTTATAGATGCCCAAGGTATATTAAAAAAAGAATGGCGCGGTGTTAAAGTGCCAGGACACGTAAAAGAAGTTTTAGATTTTGTTGCGACACTTTAGGTTATTGATCCGGTCATAAAAAATTTACTAGAATCTCCGTATTCCGGCCTTCTCTATTATGAAAAAATCGAACTGCTTATGGTCGACTCAATATATGCCTCTGATTAGTCGACCCTGAAATATCTATAAGATCCTGATATTAGTTATAAACGAACTGATTCTTAATGATCATAACGACCGGAAATGTTAAAATATTCAAGTCGCGGATTCAATTTCGAAGTGCAACGGC
Proteins encoded in this window:
- a CDS encoding peroxiredoxin, with protein sequence MLEHVVSDFVLPSTGDKAFSLAGNIGKNLVIYFYPKDDTPGCTTEGQDFRDYWHAFTEKNCVIVGVSRDSIRSHENFKEKMQFPFELLSDEDEKVCELFDVIKMKNMYGKQVLGIERSTFVIDAQGILKKEWRGVKVPGHVKEVLDFVATL